CCGAAGCCGTAATCGAACAGGTCGGCGGTCTTCAGGTCGCGCTCGCGGGCGCTCGCCTGGCCCATCACCACGGTGAGGATGCGCCGGCCGTTGCGGTTGGCGGTCGCCACCACGTTGAAGCCGCCCGCGCAGATGAAGCCGGTCTTCATCCCGTCGACGCCGGCATAGCGGCCGAGCAGGCCGTTGTGGTTCGGCATCACCGCGCGGCCGAACTGGATCGCCGAGATCGAGAACAGGTCGCGGTTCTCGGGAAAGTCGCGCAGCAGGGCGCGGCCGAGGACCGCCATGTCCCGGGCCGAGGTCCATTGCCGCGCGTCGGGCAGGCCGTTGGGATTGTACCAGTGGCTCTCGCGCATGCCGAGGCGCTGCGCGGTCTCGTTCATCTGGGCGGCGAAGCCGTCGATCGAGCCGCCGAGATTCTCGCCGATCGCCCAGGCGACGTCGTTGGCCGACTTCACCATGATGATCTTGAGGGCGTTGTCGAGGGTGAGCTGGGTGCCGGGCTTGAAGCCCATCTTGGAGGGCGGCTCGGCCGCGGCGGCCTCCGAGATGGTGAGGAGCTGGTCCATCGAGGCGCGGCCCTGGCGCACCATGTCGAGGGCGACGTAGGTCGTCATCAGCTTGGTGATCGAGGCCGGGTACCAGGGGTCGGTGGCGCCCTGGCTGTAGATCACCTTGCCGGAATCGACGTCGACGACCAGCATCGGCGCGGTGACCGCCCCCGCCGTCCCGGCAGCCAAGGATCCGGCGGCCACGAGGGCGCCGAGGCCGAAGAGGCGTCCGGCGAGGCGCGGCAGCAGCGCAGCTGTGAACATTCCGATGGGTCCCCGTCGTGCCGGTGCCGCCCTGCAGCGCCTCCCGCGACCGTCCGGCCTTGAGAAGAAGGCCGTCCGGTCACGCCGCCCCGGGCACCGCACGGCGGACCGACCATCAATGTAAGGCAACGGCGAAGCTTTTGACAGCGCCGCGCGACACCCCCATGAACCGACCATCCGTGGCGGGAGCATGGCGGCGCTGCCATCCCGTGCCCGCCCACAGGGCCGTCCACAGGGGCCAAAGGGCACCCGACCTTGCGCGGGAGGCCTGCATCCGGTGGGCTTGCCGGCGCGGCTCCCATCTGACACGGCAGGATGGCCGCAAGAACCACATGGAGCAACGTGCGCGCCGCCACCCGGCGGCGCCCGACGATCGACATCATGAGCTACGCCGTCAAGGAGATCTTTCACACCCTCCAGGGCGAGGGCGCCCAGGCCGGGCGCGCCTCGGTGTTCTGCCGCTTTGCCGGCTGCAACCT
This sequence is a window from Methylobacterium sp. SyP6R. Protein-coding genes within it:
- a CDS encoding D-alanyl-D-alanine carboxypeptidase family protein, with the translated sequence MFTAALLPRLAGRLFGLGALVAAGSLAAGTAGAVTAPMLVVDVDSGKVIYSQGATDPWYPASITKLMTTYVALDMVRQGRASMDQLLTISEAAAAEPPSKMGFKPGTQLTLDNALKIIMVKSANDVAWAIGENLGGSIDGFAAQMNETAQRLGMRESHWYNPNGLPDARQWTSARDMAVLGRALLRDFPENRDLFSISAIQFGRAVMPNHNGLLGRYAGVDGMKTGFICAGGFNVVATANRNGRRILTVVMGQASARERDLKTADLFDYGFGQSGFSFGGQTLNDLPVSSIAAPPDMRPYICDKRRPMPADSDSSAVTAGAAAGGNADNANAQLMAAGAPPSSALAFATMNSAALRNRALPPRAPLQPVLVWTGRDPAESAIAANDDAPAKPITAKPARVKLAKPVPQKPAPSRSIAATGATVPQPKLLARHKGATPAAASAFASTGPATAVIAEPKGHKAAVTPAAKPAGKAPKPAAKPAQKAEAKPAAKPAVKSARKKDD